Proteins co-encoded in one Pseudochaenichthys georgianus chromosome 22, fPseGeo1.2, whole genome shotgun sequence genomic window:
- the LOC117467785 gene encoding complement component C1q receptor-like has protein sequence MGRMFWIFLLQLIGSLAGLSEAEHETLCTSNACFTLHMNEVLFDKAVQNCDHNGGYVMTVRDREEEDVLRLLLSRIQRKSQDRASTFWIGLKLHKKDCVLPDKTLKGFKWVSGEEDSNYSNWVREPVKTCKERCVKIPYTESGQNQLKWVDGTCKSPAFYACKFYFKGMCKPLDLLGPGEITYTAPFSEKPQRSEMESFPLGTYAVFSCSEQQSQYSVCMGTDDTYSWTVPGPFCKTGKEQCEINNGGCEHLCHQEADEVKCLCKEGYDLDDDGFTCRLKDVCGVGTCEHQCVTTESGYFCKCPDGFRLDANQRNCSDVDECQSQTCEDHVCVNTHGSYTCTCQSGYKMVVGTCVDMDECVQGRCEHSCLNSIGSFLCYCNEGFSLSQDDHSCEDIDECDSSLCQFECFNTIGSFRCTCPKGFYLEIDGSTCAQEVTATSASSTEEPNDEETQENFTESLTRTTVELQHQSLHTNAPILDLVNLPPDDQQNNASSVTGLAESVNSRVIVCVLGSVLPLLLLVVVTMAIAIIRCNRSKKEAKKNTTTDGYCWVSSGLDPRLEKLYDSISTDDL, from the coding sequence ATGGGGAGGATGTTCTGGATTTTTCTCCTGCAGCTCATCGGCAGCTTGGCTGGGCTTTCTGAAGCTGAACATGAGACGCTGTGCACCTCCAACGCCTGCTTCACCCTGCACATGAACGAGGTACTCTTTGACAAGGCCGTTCAGAACTGTGACCACAATGGAGGTTACGTGATGACAGTGAGAGACCGGGAAGAAGAGGATGTGCTCCGTTTGCTTCTCTCACGGATCCAAAGAAAAAGTCAGGACAGGGCATCTACATTTTGGATTGGATTAAAACTGCACAAAAAGGACTGCGTGCTGCCTGACAAGACTCTGAAGGGGTTTAAGTGGGTGTCTGGGGAGGAAGATTCCAACTACTCCAACTGGGTAAGAGAACCTGTCAAAACATGCAAAGAGAGATGCGTAAAAATTCCTTACACCGAATCAGGTCAGAACCAACTGAAATGGGTTGACGGAACATGCAAAAGCCCTGCTTTTTATGCGTGTAAGTTTTATTTCAAGGGGATGTGCAAACCGTTGGATTTGTTGGGGCCTGGAGAAATAACCTACACAGCTCCTTTCTCAGAAAAGCCACAAAGAAGTGAAATGGAATCATTTCCACTTGGAACATATGCTGTTTTTTCATGTAGTGAGCAACAGTCCCAATACTCTGTGTGCATGGGGACGGACGACACCTATAGTTGGACTGTTCCTGGTCCATTTTGCAAAACAGGAAAGGAACAGTGCGAAATAAACAACGGCGGATGTGAACATTTGTGCCACCAGGAAGCAGATGAGGTTAAATGCTTGTGCAAAGAAGGTTACGACCTGGATGACGATGGATTCACTTGCAGGCTGAAGGATGTGTGCGGCGTTGGCACCTGTGAGCATCAGTGCGTGACGACGGAGTCTGGGTATTTTTGCAAGTGTCCAGATGGGTTCAGATTGGATGCAAACCAGCGGAACTGCTCTGACGTAGATGAGTGCCAGTCACAGACCTGTGAAGATCATGTGTGCGTAAACACACACGGAAGTTACACTTGTACATGTCAAAGCGGCTACAAAATGGTTGTCGGTACTTGCGTTGATATGGATGAGTGTGTGCAAGGAAGATGCGAACACAGCTGCTTGAACAGTATTGGATCCTTCTTGTGTTACTGCAACGAAGGCTTCAGTTTATCCCAGGATGACCATTCGTGTGAGGACATTGATGAATGCGACAGTAGTCTCTGTCAGTTTGAATGCTTCAATACCATCGGAAGTTTCCGGTGCACCTGCCCGAAAGGCTTCTACCTGGAGATTGACGGATCAACCTGCGCTCAGGAAGTGACAGCAACATCAGCATCTTCAACAGAGGAGCCTAATGATGAGGAAACACAAGAAAACTTTACAGAGTCTTTAACCAGGACAACAGTGGAGCTCCAACACCAGTCTCTTCATACCAACGCGCCAATTCTGGACTTGGTGAACCTGCCGCCGGACGATCAGCAGAACAACGCATCATCAGTGACAGGTTTGGCTGAGTCTGTCAATTCCAGGGTGATCGTCTGCGTCCTTGGTTCAGTCCTTCCTCTGCTGCTTTTGGTCGTAGTGACAATGGCTATTGCAATTATTCGCTGCAATCGGTCCAAAAAAGAAGCCAAGAAAAATACAACTACCGATGGCTACTGTTGGGTGTCCTCCGGTTTGGATCCGCGTTTAGAGAAACTCTACGATTCGATCTCGACTGATGACCTATAG